Genomic window (Lewinellaceae bacterium):
CGTCGTTTACCTCTCCTCCGACCTGCTGGAAGGGCGGGAAACCGGCAAGGAAGGCGAAACCATGGCGGCTCAGTACATTGCCCGCCGGTTCCAGGATCTGGGGCTGGCGCCCAAAGGCGCCGGCGGCAGCTGGTACCAGTCTTTCGATTTTAATTACAAGGCGCACCCGCACGCGGAAGAGGGAGAGGCGCGCACCGGCAAAAACGTGCTGGGCTACCTCGACAACGGGGCGGAACAGACGGTTATCATCGGCGCCCACTACGACCACCTCGGCCATGGCATCATGGGCTCTCTCTATGCCGGCGACCCTGCCATCCACAACGGGGCGGACGACAACGCCAGCGGCGTGGCCGCCCTGCTGCGCATCGCGGAGGAACTGAAAAAGGGCCGCGCCAAAAACAACAACTACCTCTTCATGGGCTTCTCCGGCGAAGAAATGGGGCTGTTCGGCTCCAAGTACTTCGCCAACAACCCCACCATCAACCTGGGAAAGGTGAATTATATGCTCAACATGGACATGGTGGGCCGCCTCAATGAAGAGAAAGTGCTGGCAGTGAACGGCGCCGGCACCTCGCCGGCCTGGAAAGAAGCGATCGAAAACCTCTCCATCGGCGGCATACAGGCCAAAACCACGGATTCCGGCATCGGCCCGTCCGACCATACTTCGTTCTACCTGAAAGACCTCCCGGTGCTGCACTTCTTTACCGGCCAGCATACCGATTACCACAAGCCTTCCGACGATGCGGAACTGGTGAACTACAAGGGTTTGATGCTCGTCACAGATTACATCCTGGCGCTGATTGACGAGCTGGACGGCGCCGGCAAGCTTGCCTTTACCAAGACCAAGGATGAGGACGAAGGCAAAAGGGCCGCCGCCTTTAAGGTGACTCTGGGCGTGATGCCCGATTATGTCTACCAGGGCGAGGGCATGCGCATCGACGGCGTCACCGACGGCCGCCCCGCCGCCACCGCCGGGCTGGAAAACGGCGATGTCATCATCAAGATCGGCGATACGGAGGTGAAGGACATTTACGGCTACATGGAAGGGCTGAGCAAATACAAAGCCGGGGATAAGGCGATTGTAGTAGTGAAACGCGGGGAAGAGGTGATCGAGAAAGAAGTTGAATTTTAGTATATGACCAATAAAGAGATCGCCAAAAGCTTCCAGTTGCTGGGCAACCTTATGGAGCTCCACGGGGAGAACCCCTTTAAAATCCGCTCCTACCAGAACGCCTACCGCACCCTGCGCTCCCTCGACCAGCCACTGGCGGATATGGAGGAAGCCGAGATCGCCTCGATCAAAGGCGTGGGCAAGGCCATCAGCGGAAAAATCCGGGAGCTGGTGGAGAACGGAAAAATGGAGGCGCTGGAAAAGTACAAAGCCAAAACCCCCGAAGGCATTCAGGAAATGCTCAACATCAAGGGGTTTGGCGCCAAAAAGATCATGGCGGTATGGCAGGGGCTGGGCGTGGAGTCGGCAGGCGAGCTGCTCTACGCCGTCAACGAGAACCGGCTGGTCGAGTTGAAAGGCTTTGGCAAGAAAACCCAGGATCAGTTGAAACAGCAACTGGAGTACTTCCAGCGGTCGAAGCACAAATTTCACTACGCCGCTTTGGAGGCGGAGGCCGAAGCGCTGGAGGCGGCTGTCCGGAAAGCCCTGCCAGAGGCACGGGTGAGCTTGTGCGGAGCCGTCCGCCGCCGCGCGAACGTAGTAGAGCGGATAGAACTGCTCATCGGCCGGGAGGGAACGCTGGAGGAACTCTTCCGGCAGGGCCTGCTGCAGAGCCGGGAAGAAAAAGCCGGCGCCATCCATGCCCAAACCGCCAACGAATTGCCGGTGACAGTACACCACTGCTCCCCGCAGGAGTTCGGCTCCCAGCTCTTTCGGTTGACCGGCCATCCCGATTTTATCGAGGCTTTCGCCCAATCCAAACCGGGGCTGAGCGTCGAAGGGCTGGCGGAAGAAACCACTGTTTTCGAAAAAGCAGGCCTGCCCTTCATCGCTCCCGAACTGCGGGAGCAGGAATGGGCGCTCGAACTGGCAGCCAAAGGAACGCTGCCCCAGTTGATCGAAGACCAGGACATCAAAGGCGTCGTCCACGCCCACAGCACCTACAGCGACGGGGGGCACAGCCTGCGCGACATGGCCCTCTACGCCAAAGAACTGGGCTACGAATACCTGGGCATGACCGACCACTCCAAATCGGCCTTCTACGCCAACGGCCTGCAGCCGGAGCGCGTCTTCCAGCAAATGGAGGAGATCGACGATTTGAACCAGGAACTGGCGCCCTTCCGCATTTTTAAAGGCATCGAAAGCGACATCCTCAACGACGGCTCGCTGGATTACGAAGAAGATGTGCTC
Coding sequences:
- a CDS encoding DNA polymerase/3'-5' exonuclease PolX, with amino-acid sequence MTNKEIAKSFQLLGNLMELHGENPFKIRSYQNAYRTLRSLDQPLADMEEAEIASIKGVGKAISGKIRELVENGKMEALEKYKAKTPEGIQEMLNIKGFGAKKIMAVWQGLGVESAGELLYAVNENRLVELKGFGKKTQDQLKQQLEYFQRSKHKFHYAALEAEAEALEAAVRKALPEARVSLCGAVRRRANVVERIELLIGREGTLEELFRQGLLQSREEKAGAIHAQTANELPVTVHHCSPQEFGSQLFRLTGHPDFIEAFAQSKPGLSVEGLAEETTVFEKAGLPFIAPELREQEWALELAAKGTLPQLIEDQDIKGVVHAHSTYSDGGHSLRDMALYAKELGYEYLGMTDHSKSAFYANGLQPERVFQQMEEIDDLNQELAPFRIFKGIESDILNDGSLDYEEDVLQAFDFIIASVHSNLRMDEAKATQRLITAIENPYTRILGHPTGRLLLSRQGYPIDHKKVIDACAANGVAIELNASPYRLDLDWSWIPYALEKGVFISVNPDAHSKEGIHDIHYGVLSARKGGLTTERCLNAKGVEGFGGWLNG
- a CDS encoding M28 family peptidase; its protein translation is MQRIGTLIIALFGFLTLLPAQQMTEDPLLDLRVDVVYLSSDLLEGRETGKEGETMAAQYIARRFQDLGLAPKGAGGSWYQSFDFNYKAHPHAEEGEARTGKNVLGYLDNGAEQTVIIGAHYDHLGHGIMGSLYAGDPAIHNGADDNASGVAALLRIAEELKKGRAKNNNYLFMGFSGEEMGLFGSKYFANNPTINLGKVNYMLNMDMVGRLNEEKVLAVNGAGTSPAWKEAIENLSIGGIQAKTTDSGIGPSDHTSFYLKDLPVLHFFTGQHTDYHKPSDDAELVNYKGLMLVTDYILALIDELDGAGKLAFTKTKDEDEGKRAAAFKVTLGVMPDYVYQGEGMRIDGVTDGRPAATAGLENGDVIIKIGDTEVKDIYGYMEGLSKYKAGDKAIVVVKRGEEVIEKEVEF